One Gordonia zhaorongruii DNA segment encodes these proteins:
- a CDS encoding polysaccharide pyruvyl transferase family protein encodes MPTSPLASTITDLRGFTDRLLNAKPATEVIYLVTTAGFPNYGDELITEAWLRLLAVRRPMARVIVDSPRPGQASLLLGHANRRAVFVDTLWQLVHFANGNADGHPDIDPDAPWDWVAHAASHLGVSPREDTGIAMLLNANMIHIVGGGYINSMWPHHVALVSAAAAVTERSGATAVATGAGLAPAVEGPALERMLADAARFDVFDVRDRPSEELLAGVPGLTRTGDDAWLSPRLPRRQTQQRTERVTLCAQSDLTESFVWDGRTGPDGLTAFIRATLDAWEVPGSAVTVVECMPGHDYTIPTMLGDRLDGATVVPFRDGWSGNRFPVGHGSTWISTRYHPHLLAAAGGDSGIAISSSPDYYATKHRALADAGSRWTIVSGETTEIPGRPVSGGYSPESVRANITAKRALAQRIYPAGARLRR; translated from the coding sequence ATGCCCACCAGTCCTCTGGCTTCGACGATCACCGATCTGCGCGGTTTCACGGATCGACTGCTCAACGCGAAGCCCGCCACCGAGGTGATCTACCTGGTCACCACTGCGGGCTTCCCCAACTACGGCGATGAGCTCATCACCGAGGCATGGCTGCGCCTCCTCGCGGTGCGCCGCCCGATGGCGCGGGTGATCGTCGACTCGCCACGCCCCGGCCAGGCATCCCTGCTTCTCGGGCACGCGAATCGGCGAGCCGTCTTCGTCGACACCTTGTGGCAGCTCGTCCACTTCGCGAACGGCAACGCCGACGGTCATCCCGACATCGACCCGGATGCGCCGTGGGACTGGGTCGCGCACGCTGCCAGCCATCTCGGAGTGTCGCCCCGCGAAGACACCGGAATAGCGATGCTGCTGAACGCCAACATGATTCATATCGTGGGTGGCGGATATATCAATTCGATGTGGCCTCATCACGTGGCGCTCGTCTCCGCGGCTGCCGCAGTGACCGAGCGCTCGGGGGCAACCGCCGTCGCCACGGGGGCCGGCCTGGCGCCTGCGGTGGAAGGCCCGGCACTGGAGCGCATGCTCGCCGACGCCGCCCGATTCGACGTCTTCGACGTCCGCGACCGCCCGTCCGAGGAACTGCTCGCCGGCGTGCCCGGGCTGACTCGCACGGGCGATGACGCGTGGCTCTCTCCCCGCCTTCCACGCCGCCAGACACAGCAGCGGACCGAGCGCGTCACACTGTGCGCCCAGAGCGACCTCACCGAATCCTTCGTCTGGGACGGCCGGACCGGGCCGGACGGTCTGACGGCGTTCATCCGCGCCACGCTGGATGCCTGGGAGGTGCCGGGAAGTGCCGTCACCGTGGTCGAGTGCATGCCCGGACACGACTACACCATTCCGACCATGCTCGGTGATCGACTCGACGGCGCGACGGTGGTCCCGTTCCGGGACGGCTGGAGTGGCAACCGGTTCCCGGTCGGCCACGGGTCCACGTGGATCTCCACTCGCTATCACCCTCATCTGCTCGCCGCGGCGGGCGGCGATTCGGGTATCGCGATCTCGTCGAGCCCCGACTACTACGCGACGAAGCACCGGGCCCTCGCTGACGCCGGCTCGCGGTGGACCATCGTGTCGGGCGAGACCACCGAGATTCCCGGACGACCGGTATCCGGCGGATACTCCCCCGAATCGGTCCGCGCCAACATCACAGCCAAACGTGCGCTGGCGCAACGGATCTACCCCGCTGGAGCACGACTGCGCAGATAG
- the ppk2 gene encoding polyphosphate kinase 2: MAKKPVREPKLPKSAYEAELFRLQTELVALQEWVRETGARVVVVFEGRDAAGKGGAIKRVAEYLSPRICRVTALPAPTDRERGQWYYQRYVHELPAPGEIVLFDRSWYNRAGVEKVMGFCTPEEHTRFLRQTPIFEQMLIDDGIIMRKYWFSVSDAEQLRRFRARRDDPVRQWKLSPMDLESVYRWEDYSRAKDEMMVHTDTSISPWYVVESDHKRNARLNMIAHLLSSIPYEHVERPTVKLPKRPVSSGNYRRPPRSLSKFVPDHVGNLLGDTEH; encoded by the coding sequence ATGGCTAAGAAGCCGGTCCGTGAACCGAAACTCCCGAAGAGCGCATACGAAGCGGAACTGTTCCGTCTCCAAACCGAGTTGGTCGCACTGCAGGAGTGGGTTCGCGAGACCGGCGCACGCGTCGTCGTGGTTTTCGAAGGACGGGACGCAGCCGGGAAGGGCGGCGCCATCAAGCGCGTCGCCGAGTACCTGAGCCCCCGGATCTGCCGGGTCACCGCACTGCCCGCCCCTACCGACCGCGAGCGCGGCCAGTGGTATTACCAGCGCTACGTTCACGAACTGCCGGCACCCGGCGAGATCGTGCTGTTCGACCGCTCCTGGTACAACCGTGCCGGCGTCGAGAAGGTAATGGGATTCTGCACACCGGAAGAGCACACCCGCTTCCTTCGCCAGACTCCGATCTTCGAGCAGATGCTGATCGACGACGGCATCATCATGCGCAAGTACTGGTTCTCAGTGTCCGATGCAGAGCAACTCCGCCGCTTCCGGGCGCGTCGCGACGATCCGGTCCGGCAGTGGAAACTCAGCCCGATGGATCTGGAGTCGGTGTACCGCTGGGAGGACTACTCGCGGGCGAAGGATGAGATGATGGTGCACACCGATACGTCGATCAGCCCGTGGTACGTGGTCGAATCCGACCACAAGCGGAACGCCCGGCTGAACATGATCGCTCACCTGCTGTCGTCGATCCCGTACGAGCACGTCGAGCGGCCGACCGTGAAACTGCCGAAGCGGCCGGTGTCCTCCGGCAACTATCGCCGACCGCCGCGCTCCCTGTCGAAGTTCGTTCCCGACCACGTCGGGAACCTGCTCGGCGACACCGAGCACTGA